The proteins below come from a single Dermatophilaceae bacterium Soc4.6 genomic window:
- a CDS encoding tyrosine-type recombinase/integrase produces the protein MSSPTTLLPFQPATMSTAQLAAVSYLARHAGRTHTLYAYQLREWFTCGETHGLDPLVGIQRAHVELYIRQLGERPMMDSSVNTMMHAVRGYFRFAHIDGLIASDPAVYARLPKIHQDESRTHGLDRLELIRFLQVAQTVTVHHGALAYLLGINALRASEAAAVRIEDYADTLRGYGVLHLVGKGNKPATMPITVPALRVLEACRGQRTSGPLVLRPVSGRPVDRRDVYRMVTRIATAAGIPRHISPHSLRHAAITNALDAGVPLRDAQILARHADPRTTEHYDRARGNLDRHGVHFLTAYVAGV, from the coding sequence ATGTCCAGTCCCACTACCCTCCTGCCGTTCCAGCCAGCCACGATGTCCACCGCGCAGCTGGCGGCCGTGTCCTACCTCGCCCGCCACGCCGGGCGCACCCACACCCTGTACGCCTACCAGCTGCGGGAGTGGTTCACCTGTGGTGAGACCCACGGGTTGGACCCGCTGGTGGGGATCCAACGCGCCCACGTCGAGCTCTACATCCGCCAACTCGGCGAGCGACCCATGATGGACTCCTCGGTCAACACGATGATGCACGCCGTCCGCGGCTACTTCCGCTTCGCCCACATCGACGGCCTCATCGCCTCCGACCCAGCCGTCTACGCCCGGCTGCCGAAGATCCACCAGGACGAGTCCCGCACCCACGGCCTCGACCGGCTCGAGCTCATCCGCTTCCTCCAGGTCGCCCAGACCGTCACCGTGCACCACGGCGCCCTCGCCTACCTCCTCGGCATCAACGCCCTCCGCGCATCGGAAGCCGCCGCGGTCCGGATCGAGGACTACGCCGACACCCTGCGCGGCTACGGCGTGCTCCACCTCGTCGGCAAAGGCAACAAACCCGCCACCATGCCGATCACCGTCCCCGCGCTGCGGGTGCTCGAGGCCTGCCGCGGGCAGCGCACCAGCGGGCCCCTGGTCCTGCGTCCGGTCTCGGGCCGGCCCGTCGACCGGCGAGACGTCTACCGCATGGTCACCCGCATCGCGACCGCTGCCGGCATCCCCCGCCACATCAGCCCCCACTCCCTGCGGCACGCCGCGATCACCAACGCCCTCGACGCCGGCGTCCCGCTCCGCGACGCGCAGATCCTGGCCCGCCACGCCGACCCCCGCACCACCGAGCACTACGACCGCGCCCGCGGCAACCTCGACCGCCACGGGGTCCACTTCCTCACCGCCTACGTCGCCGGCGTTTGA
- a CDS encoding YkvA family protein yields MTEQTWTPLFRTPTPTVTKIVRSHAFLRSRERSVTIIENSEELRALADLVDTVDQASGPLAAVADRVAAAVRFLRDRANRLDDAAALTHNSPHMDDPKNSDAPSAGVATRERLLVASLHYLVTPDDLVPDFRAGGYIDDVLLLAWVFGVATNELTRYLADEPEDSGTAPLRTWPDGVSG; encoded by the coding sequence ATGACCGAGCAGACTTGGACGCCGCTATTTCGAACACCCACGCCCACTGTCACCAAAATTGTACGGAGCCACGCCTTTCTGCGCTCCCGAGAGCGCTCAGTCACCATCATCGAAAACTCAGAGGAGCTTCGTGCCCTCGCAGACCTGGTCGACACCGTGGACCAGGCAAGCGGGCCGCTCGCGGCGGTAGCAGACCGAGTCGCCGCGGCTGTCCGCTTTCTTCGTGACCGGGCCAACCGTCTCGACGATGCCGCCGCATTGACCCACAACAGCCCCCATATGGACGATCCCAAGAACAGCGACGCCCCCAGCGCAGGCGTCGCGACGCGGGAACGACTCCTTGTCGCCAGCCTTCACTACCTGGTGACCCCCGATGACCTCGTCCCAGACTTTCGAGCGGGTGGGTATATCGATGACGTACTCCTCCTGGCCTGGGTGTTCGGCGTCGCCACCAACGAACTCACGCGATACCTGGCCGACGAACCCGAAGATTCAGGAACGGCACCCTTAAGGACCTGGCCTGACGGCGTAAGCGGATGA